The following proteins are co-located in the Sulfurospirillum deleyianum DSM 6946 genome:
- a CDS encoding tRNA dihydrouridine synthase, whose protein sequence is MIDTIDFEQGILALAPLAGFTDLPFRSVVKKFGADVTFSEMISANALRFKSEKTFKMLTKSPLEIPYIVQIVGSDLTSIKEAVLILNDMEGIAGIDLNCGCPVPKMVAQEAGSSLLLNLDHMQRVIETIKTYSNKRYTSAKVRLGFNTKIPELIAKACENAGADFMSMHGRTRSGAYKAEVDYQAIAEARAAVKIPVIANGDITSLEKALHVMSVTGCKNLMIGRGALGNPWIFYQLKNGLHHVEKTKILEIVLEHYDAMVEFYGEKGVSIFRKHLHTYSKGFREASEFRDKINRIEDKVLMREAIAHFFAQ, encoded by the coding sequence GATACGATAGATTTTGAGCAGGGTATTTTAGCCCTTGCTCCGCTTGCTGGTTTTACAGATCTTCCTTTTCGTTCTGTGGTTAAAAAATTTGGTGCAGATGTGACATTTTCAGAGATGATTAGTGCTAATGCCCTACGTTTCAAATCAGAAAAAACATTTAAAATGCTCACAAAATCTCCTTTAGAAATTCCTTATATTGTACAAATAGTCGGTTCTGATTTAACGTCTATCAAAGAAGCGGTCTTGATTTTAAATGACATGGAGGGCATTGCGGGTATTGATTTGAATTGTGGGTGTCCTGTTCCTAAAATGGTCGCACAAGAAGCAGGCTCATCGCTCTTGCTCAATTTAGATCATATGCAACGAGTGATTGAAACTATTAAGACCTATTCTAATAAGCGTTACACGAGTGCAAAAGTACGCTTGGGGTTTAATACGAAGATTCCAGAGTTGATTGCCAAAGCGTGTGAAAATGCGGGTGCAGATTTTATGAGTATGCATGGGCGAACACGTTCAGGTGCGTATAAAGCGGAAGTGGATTATCAAGCGATTGCAGAGGCACGTGCGGCAGTGAAAATTCCTGTGATTGCGAATGGGGATATTACGAGTCTTGAAAAAGCTTTACATGTAATGAGTGTGACAGGGTGTAAAAACCTCATGATTGGTAGAGGAGCGTTAGGTAATCCGTGGATTTTTTATCAGCTTAAAAATGGATTGCATCATGTTGAAAAAACGAAGATTTTAGAAATTGTTTTAGAACATTATGATGCAATGGTTGAGTTTTATGGCGAAAAAGGTGTTTCGATTTTTCGTAAGCATTTACATACCTATTCAAAAGGCTTTCGTGAAGCTTCTGAGTTCCGAGATAAAATCAATCGTATTGAAGATAAGGTGTTAATGCGTGAGGCGATTGCGCATTTTTTTGCTCAATAA
- a CDS encoding AEC family transporter yields MTIAISILSIYAFILLGFMAKKMLKEQMNEKGMILMSIYFLQPMLSFWGLSTKPIQVELLEAPFWYLVISFICILISGVIGRLFFKEDIKEKSIITICVVLGNTGNLGIPLGMALFGEASIIYMSMINLTNVFVVYTLGVFFYSRGNCSIKQSLLNIVKLPVIWFATLAVLMNIFDIKLHPAMQTPLQMGAYCTMVIQLVIFGMYLYNIKLRSINYKLLFHVSIIKFIITPLIAGWILYSMLELEPMLATLIFIELIVPLAVTNVNLAALYECKPLDVTAMVFFTSLIFIPFFILVSNLLHYLHIVSLP; encoded by the coding sequence ATGACCATTGCGATTTCCATTTTATCCATCTACGCCTTCATCCTTTTGGGATTTATGGCAAAAAAGATGCTCAAAGAGCAGATGAACGAAAAAGGCATGATCTTGATGTCCATCTACTTTTTACAACCCATGCTCTCTTTTTGGGGACTCTCCACAAAACCCATTCAGGTGGAACTGCTTGAAGCGCCTTTTTGGTATCTTGTGATCTCTTTTATCTGTATTCTTATTAGTGGCGTCATTGGTCGTCTTTTTTTTAAAGAAGATATCAAAGAAAAATCCATCATTACCATTTGTGTTGTCCTTGGCAATACAGGCAACCTTGGGATTCCTTTAGGGATGGCACTCTTTGGCGAAGCCTCTATCATTTATATGAGTATGATTAATTTAACCAATGTTTTTGTCGTCTATACGTTGGGTGTCTTTTTCTATTCAAGGGGAAATTGTAGTATTAAACAATCCCTACTCAACATTGTGAAACTTCCCGTCATTTGGTTTGCCACGTTGGCTGTACTCATGAATATTTTTGATATAAAACTCCATCCTGCGATGCAAACACCTTTGCAAATGGGTGCTTATTGTACGATGGTCATTCAATTAGTCATTTTTGGGATGTACCTTTATAACATTAAACTGCGTAGCATTAACTATAAACTACTGTTCCATGTGAGTATCATTAAATTTATCATAACACCACTCATTGCAGGATGGATTCTTTATAGCATGCTAGAACTAGAGCCGATGCTAGCAACCCTTATTTTTATCGAGCTTATCGTTCCCTTAGCCGTAACCAATGTCAATCTAGCAGCACTCTATGAGTGTAAACCTTTGGATGTAACAGCCATGGTCTTTTTTACCTCATTGATTTTTATTCCTTTTTTTATTTTAGTGAGCAACTTGCTCCATTACCTTCATATTGTGAGTTTACCATGA
- the fliN gene encoding flagellar motor switch protein FliN, giving the protein MDAADQEYVERKLLSGFENLLDISVDFVAELGTTTLTIQRLLKLEKGSVIDLEKPAGESVELYINNKIFGKGEVMVYEKNLAIRINEILDSKTVIQYFKKENR; this is encoded by the coding sequence TTGGACGCAGCCGATCAAGAGTATGTTGAACGTAAACTTCTTTCAGGATTTGAAAATTTACTGGATATTAGTGTCGATTTTGTTGCAGAACTTGGAACAACAACCCTTACAATTCAGCGTCTTTTAAAACTGGAAAAAGGTTCTGTCATTGACCTTGAAAAACCTGCGGGAGAGAGTGTTGAGCTTTACATCAACAATAAAATTTTTGGTAAAGGCGAAGTCATGGTGTATGAAAAAAACCTTGCCATTCGTATCAATGAAATTTTAGACTCCAAAACGGTTATTCAATACTTTAAAAAAGAGAATCGATGA
- a CDS encoding exodeoxyribonuclease III, whose product MKLISWNVNGIRAVANKNAFSWVDEEKPDVLCLQEIKAEAHQIPEPLFTHPFTCKHINSATKKGYSGTMSFSTRLFDTTNTAWHIDHTKEGRILEHHFGDVVLFNVYFPNGQQSEERLRHKMQFYSDFLAHTEALRTMGKGIIICGDVNTAHREIDLANPKANEDISGFLPIERAWIDTLLAKGYLDTFREVHGNVKDAYSWWSYRSGARERNVGWRIDYFFISKELQKNLKDAFILPHIQGSDHCPVGIEITL is encoded by the coding sequence ATGAAACTGATTTCGTGGAATGTCAATGGCATTCGAGCCGTCGCAAATAAAAATGCTTTTAGCTGGGTCGATGAGGAAAAACCCGATGTTTTATGTTTGCAAGAGATCAAAGCTGAAGCGCACCAAATTCCTGAACCTCTTTTCACACACCCTTTTACATGTAAACATATCAATTCGGCTACGAAAAAAGGCTACTCTGGCACGATGAGCTTTTCAACACGTCTGTTTGATACAACCAATACCGCATGGCACATCGACCATACCAAAGAGGGGCGCATCTTAGAACACCACTTCGGTGATGTTGTTTTGTTCAATGTCTATTTTCCCAATGGACAACAAAGTGAAGAGCGTTTACGTCATAAAATGCAGTTTTACAGCGACTTTTTAGCCCACACCGAAGCCCTACGCACAATGGGCAAAGGAATTATTATCTGTGGCGATGTCAATACAGCACACCGAGAAATCGACCTTGCCAATCCCAAAGCCAACGAAGATATCTCTGGCTTTTTGCCCATTGAGAGAGCGTGGATCGACACACTTTTAGCAAAAGGCTACCTTGACACGTTTAGAGAAGTGCATGGGAATGTTAAAGACGCCTACTCGTGGTGGTCGTATCGCTCAGGGGCAAGGGAGCGAAATGTGGGATGGAGAATTGACTACTTTTTTATCTCCAAAGAGCTTCAAAAAAATCTCAAAGACGCCTTTATTTTACCGCATATTCAAGGCTCAGACCATTGTCCTGTGGGTATTGAAATAACGCTTTAA
- a CDS encoding c-type cytochrome gives MDIIGQFPLFYFPEYGSAWMMGITGTIHILFSHTSVGAAMLFAFLAHKAYKENRSDYYPYMKKYGMFLLIFSYVLGSITGPGIWYTATAASPRGISALIHNFVWVWATEWVFFIYEVIGVFVLVYFMNKIDKKTHLQLTYTFAIASVGTLALIIGIISFMMWPGTQAYYATGSASDAFFGINTFPHMFLRVGFMIMMSGVIGLLISSAMRKENEELSNELSRKMGYVSIFGGFITLFFFVWYMGTLPDNAHAVFAFSKETIIQNRIILTLVFMSYFAIAIIKPKLIHPALASTMIAVILISGLWSGEKLRESMRKPYVAGQYIYSNQIISRDVPGKNIKSELPIIAEKGLLHVNPFVPKRLKTITEENKLEAGALLAKMACSNCHSLETTGVYRPLKDKLTGMDKEGVKAILYAMGDGAFSYMPTLKLPEHEYDAMAEYLASLKY, from the coding sequence ATGGATATAATAGGACAATTTCCATTGTTTTATTTTCCTGAGTATGGAAGTGCTTGGATGATGGGTATTACGGGCACGATACACATCTTGTTTTCACATACTTCTGTTGGAGCGGCGATGTTGTTTGCCTTTTTGGCACACAAAGCCTATAAAGAAAATCGAAGTGATTACTACCCGTACATGAAAAAGTACGGCATGTTCTTGCTGATATTTTCCTATGTTTTGGGTTCGATTACAGGACCGGGCATTTGGTACACGGCAACGGCGGCTAGTCCTAGGGGCATTAGTGCGCTCATTCACAACTTTGTGTGGGTCTGGGCAACGGAATGGGTCTTTTTTATTTATGAAGTCATTGGCGTTTTTGTGCTGGTTTACTTCATGAACAAAATAGATAAAAAAACACATTTACAACTAACCTATACATTTGCGATTGCTTCGGTGGGAACCTTAGCGCTGATTATTGGTATTATCAGCTTTATGATGTGGCCAGGTACACAAGCCTACTATGCAACCGGTAGTGCGAGTGATGCTTTTTTTGGTATCAATACCTTCCCGCATATGTTCTTACGTGTTGGCTTTATGATTATGATGTCAGGGGTTATTGGATTGTTGATTTCCAGTGCTATGCGCAAGGAAAATGAAGAACTCTCCAATGAACTGAGCCGTAAAATGGGTTATGTAAGTATTTTTGGTGGGTTTATTACCCTCTTCTTCTTTGTCTGGTATATGGGAACATTACCTGATAATGCCCATGCGGTTTTTGCCTTTTCAAAAGAGACAATTATTCAAAATAGAATCATCCTCACCCTTGTTTTTATGAGCTATTTTGCAATCGCTATCATCAAACCAAAACTGATTCATCCAGCTCTTGCAAGTACGATGATAGCTGTCATTCTTATTTCAGGATTGTGGTCAGGTGAGAAGCTTAGAGAGTCTATGCGAAAACCATATGTTGCGGGTCAATACATCTACTCTAACCAAATCATCAGTCGTGATGTTCCTGGTAAAAACATTAAAAGTGAGCTTCCGATTATTGCGGAGAAAGGGCTTTTACATGTAAACCCTTTTGTTCCTAAACGCCTTAAAACGATTACCGAAGAAAATAAACTTGAAGCAGGTGCGCTTCTTGCAAAAATGGCGTGTTCTAACTGCCACTCTTTGGAGACAACAGGGGTTTATCGACCACTCAAAGATAAGTTAACAGGCATGGACAAAGAGGGAGTGAAAGCCATTTTATATGCAATGGGTGATGGTGCATTTTCCTACATGCCAACCCTTAAACTACCCGAACATGAATACGATGCCATGGCTGAATACCTCGCATCGCTTAAATACTAA
- a CDS encoding MarR family winged helix-turn-helix transcriptional regulator, which translates to MKKQRLIALSSRLAEKANQFIIAEFKKQELFDIAPSHGDILSLLFDGNAHEMSEIAKKIHRTKPTVTVLVEKLEKNGYVQRIKSESDARFTMVLLTQKGFKLQPMFEMISEKLNALAYFGLRDEEAMLLEILLEKAIVNFEKQE; encoded by the coding sequence ATGAAAAAACAACGACTTATAGCGCTTTCTAGCCGCTTGGCGGAAAAAGCCAATCAATTTATCATTGCAGAGTTCAAAAAACAGGAGCTTTTTGATATTGCCCCCAGTCATGGTGATATTTTGAGTTTGTTATTTGATGGCAATGCCCATGAAATGAGCGAGATTGCCAAAAAAATTCATCGCACCAAACCCACTGTTACCGTTTTAGTAGAAAAACTCGAAAAAAATGGCTATGTGCAACGCATAAAATCAGAGAGTGATGCACGCTTTACGATGGTTTTACTCACTCAAAAGGGATTTAAACTCCAACCAATGTTCGAAATGATTTCAGAGAAACTGAATGCCTTAGCGTATTTTGGTCTTCGTGATGAAGAGGCGATGCTTTTAGAGATTTTGCTTGAAAAAGCGATTGTTAATTTTGAAAAGCAAGAATAA
- a CDS encoding cupin domain-containing protein → MEKSGENYKVISCGDVASLGRVVLHDALALTGAEVSINELPAGVSVPFVHAHKNNEEVYVVLSGKGFLFIDGEEFAIQEGDAFRIDPKGERCMKADDTSAIRFICVQAKANSLEGFTQSDGVLSETKPSWL, encoded by the coding sequence ATGGAAAAATCAGGAGAAAATTATAAAGTAATCTCATGTGGCGATGTCGCATCTTTAGGTCGTGTGGTACTTCACGATGCATTAGCACTAACGGGTGCAGAAGTCTCTATCAACGAACTACCAGCAGGGGTGAGTGTACCTTTTGTGCATGCGCATAAAAATAATGAAGAAGTGTATGTGGTACTAAGCGGTAAAGGTTTTTTGTTTATCGATGGTGAAGAATTTGCTATTCAAGAGGGCGATGCGTTTCGGATAGACCCAAAAGGTGAGCGTTGCATGAAAGCAGACGATACAAGTGCTATTCGTTTCATCTGTGTGCAAGCCAAAGCCAACAGCTTAGAGGGGTTTACACAGAGCGATGGCGTTTTATCTGAGACAAAACCGTCGTGGCTATAA
- a CDS encoding pyridoxamine 5'-phosphate oxidase family protein: MKEFIATIQTAIIGTLDTHNHPFSSYAPYVYDTNRFYVYLSDIATHAKNLQRNTKVSLFFCGR; encoded by the coding sequence ATGAAAGAGTTTATTGCTACCATTCAAACCGCCATTATCGGTACGCTAGATACCCATAACCACCCTTTTAGCTCGTACGCACCTTATGTGTACGACACCAACCGCTTTTACGTTTACCTCTCCGACATCGCAACTCATGCCAAAAACCTTCAAAGAAACACAAAAGTATCTCTTTTTTTTTGCGGAAGATGA
- a CDS encoding DUF4258 domain-containing protein, with the protein MDKIIRWDEAKNQLLQLQRVVSFEEVLNHIEQGTVLNRLMHPNREKYPHQEIFVVEMKGYIWYVPFVENESEIFLKTIIPSRKLLKSFGGKKQ; encoded by the coding sequence GTGGATAAAATCATTCGTTGGGATGAAGCCAAAAATCAACTCTTGCAACTTCAACGAGTGGTGAGTTTTGAAGAGGTGCTTAATCACATTGAACAAGGTACTGTTTTAAATCGCCTCATGCATCCTAACCGTGAAAAATACCCCCATCAAGAGATTTTTGTTGTTGAGATGAAAGGGTACATTTGGTATGTTCCTTTCGTGGAAAATGAGAGTGAAATATTTTTAAAGACCATTATTCCGAGCCGAAAACTGCTCAAATCATTTGGAGGTAAAAAACAATGA
- the thiC gene encoding phosphomethylpyrimidine synthase ThiC yields the protein MPKVLDNLEKIDASYIQNFPSSRKIYLQGSREDIQVPMREITLTPTAKSDGTFEENPPLHVYDTSGVYTDPNVTIDLHQGLKPIRAKWIEERNDTEQLEDFSSAYFHKRFEDEELKTLRFPNLKKPRRAMKGKNITQMHYARAGIITPEMEYVAVRENCNLEVARQNKLLGAQHKGEHFGANLPEIYTPEFVRQEIAAGRAVLPLNVNHPEAEPMIIGRNFMVKINANIGNSATTSSIEEEVEKMLWSTRWGGDTVMDLSTGKNIHETREWILRNSAVPIGTVPIYQALEKVHGIAENLTWEIYRDTLIEQAEQGVDYFTIHAGVRLAYVPMTAKRLTGIVSRGGSIMAKWCLHHHKENFLYTHFEEICDIMKAYDVAFSLGDGLRPGSLYDANDEAQFAELETLGELTKIAWKHDVQVMIEGPGHVPMQKIKENMTKELEDCFEAPFYTLGPLVTDVAPGYDHITSAIGAAQIGWYGTAMLCYVTPKEHLGLPNREDVKEGIITYKIAAHAADLAKGFPGAQIRDNAMSKARFEFRWYDQFNIGFDPDRAREYHDKTLPVESAKVAHFCSMCGPKFCSMKISQDVREYAEKIGAEDVNVALEKGLEEQAKHFKESGGQIYM from the coding sequence ATGCCTAAAGTTCTCGACAATTTAGAAAAAATAGACGCTTCATACATTCAAAATTTCCCAAGTTCTCGTAAAATATACCTCCAAGGCTCACGAGAAGACATTCAAGTGCCGATGCGTGAAATCACATTGACGCCCACCGCAAAAAGTGATGGCACATTTGAAGAAAACCCACCACTTCACGTCTACGATACTTCAGGCGTTTACACTGACCCAAACGTCACCATCGACTTACATCAAGGCTTAAAACCTATCCGTGCCAAATGGATAGAGGAGCGAAATGACACGGAGCAACTAGAGGATTTTAGCTCTGCTTATTTTCATAAACGCTTTGAAGATGAAGAGCTTAAAACCCTTCGCTTCCCCAATCTTAAAAAACCACGCCGTGCGATGAAGGGCAAAAACATCACCCAAATGCACTACGCCCGTGCTGGCATCATCACGCCAGAGATGGAGTATGTCGCCGTTCGTGAGAACTGCAACCTTGAAGTCGCACGCCAAAACAAACTCTTAGGCGCTCAACACAAGGGTGAGCATTTTGGTGCAAACCTGCCTGAGATTTACACCCCTGAATTTGTCCGCCAAGAAATCGCCGCAGGACGAGCTGTTCTTCCTTTGAATGTCAATCACCCCGAAGCCGAGCCGATGATCATAGGTCGTAATTTCATGGTCAAGATCAACGCCAACATCGGCAACTCCGCCACCACCTCCTCCATCGAAGAAGAGGTGGAAAAAATGCTCTGGTCAACACGTTGGGGCGGCGATACGGTGATGGATTTATCGACAGGTAAAAACATCCATGAAACCAGAGAGTGGATACTTCGCAACTCCGCTGTGCCCATTGGTACGGTGCCCATTTATCAAGCGTTAGAGAAAGTTCATGGTATCGCAGAAAATTTAACATGGGAAATTTACCGTGACACGCTTATCGAACAAGCCGAACAAGGCGTGGACTACTTCACCATTCATGCGGGTGTTCGCCTTGCTTACGTACCGATGACCGCCAAACGCCTCACGGGAATCGTCTCACGAGGGGGGAGCATCATGGCAAAATGGTGTTTGCACCACCACAAAGAGAACTTCCTCTACACCCATTTTGAGGAAATCTGTGACATTATGAAAGCCTATGACGTGGCGTTTTCACTAGGAGATGGTTTGCGCCCCGGCTCACTCTACGATGCCAACGATGAAGCGCAATTTGCCGAGCTTGAAACTTTAGGTGAACTCACCAAAATCGCATGGAAACACGACGTGCAAGTGATGATCGAAGGTCCAGGTCACGTTCCGATGCAAAAAATCAAAGAGAACATGACCAAAGAGTTAGAAGACTGTTTTGAAGCGCCCTTCTACACCCTTGGACCCCTCGTGACTGATGTAGCTCCAGGCTACGACCACATCACCTCCGCCATCGGTGCTGCGCAAATCGGTTGGTACGGTACAGCCATGCTCTGCTACGTCACACCCAAAGAACACTTAGGCTTACCAAACCGTGAAGATGTCAAAGAAGGCATCATCACCTACAAAATAGCCGCCCACGCCGCCGACCTAGCCAAAGGCTTCCCCGGAGCGCAAATCCGTGATAATGCGATGAGCAAAGCCCGCTTCGAGTTTAGATGGTACGACCAGTTCAACATAGGCTTCGACCCAGACCGAGCCCGCGAATATCACGATAAAACCTTACCCGTCGAAAGTGCCAAAGTCGCCCATTTCTGCTCGATGTGCGGCCCAAAATTTTGCTCCATGAAAATCTCGCAAGATGTCAGAGAGTACGCTGAAAAAATCGGTGCCGAAGATGTCAATGTAGCGTTAGAAAAAGGGTTGGAAGAGCAAGCCAAACACTTTAAAGAGAGTGGTGGACAGATTTACATGTAA
- a CDS encoding chemotaxis protein CheX, whose protein sequence is MREAVIEATHAFFETILCEVPQKIESLGEYFYGSAISLLENEAEHTWYLFFEKKVLDGIALNLLFEENLCEDDLDDLLKEIANQIIGSAKVLLEEKYPHNNYHLSVPEFMGNVCAPFPIPLSDAHHFQIQNSTFVIAR, encoded by the coding sequence ATGAGAGAAGCCGTCATCGAAGCAACCCACGCCTTTTTTGAAACCATTTTATGTGAAGTTCCTCAAAAAATTGAAAGTTTAGGAGAGTATTTTTACGGTTCTGCAATTTCACTGCTTGAAAATGAAGCTGAACACACGTGGTATCTTTTCTTTGAAAAAAAAGTCTTAGATGGGATTGCACTCAATCTTCTTTTTGAGGAAAATCTTTGTGAGGATGATTTGGATGATTTACTTAAAGAGATTGCCAATCAAATCATAGGCTCGGCCAAAGTGCTTTTAGAAGAGAAATATCCCCATAACAATTACCATTTATCTGTCCCTGAATTTATGGGCAATGTTTGCGCTCCCTTTCCCATTCCACTCAGCGATGCGCACCATTTTCAAATCCAAAATAGCACCTTCGTCATTGCACGCTAA
- a CDS encoding amino acid permease: MHKHKLSRGLQNRHVQLIALGGAIGTGLFLGVSTTVQLTGPAVLLGYALGGFIAFMIMRQLGEMVVEEPVAGSFSHFANKYWHPFAGFASGWNYWMLYVLVGMAELTAIGTFVHFWLPNIPVWASAAFFFVLVNLVNLVNVRIYGEFEFWFSIIKVVAIVAMIAFGSYLLISGNGGESAKISNLWALEGGFFPHGLQGFLMAMVFIMFSFGGLELIGIAAAETDDPSHTIPQATNQVIYRILIFYIGALAILLSLMPWMNMTKDVTPFVMVFQVIDQNIIAHILNAIVLTAALSVYNSGVYSNSRMLFGLAMQGNAPKKLMKLSDKGVPVNAVLFSALITGTCVILNYFMPEDAFKFLMALVVSALVLNWFMISFAHLKFRYAMMKKHIEPKFKAFWFPFGNILCLVFFVMILGIMLFIEGISTSVYLIPIWLGILAIGYKLSRK; encoded by the coding sequence ATGCACAAACATAAGCTTTCAAGAGGCTTGCAAAATAGGCATGTACAGCTTATTGCCTTAGGTGGAGCGATTGGAACGGGTCTTTTTTTAGGGGTTTCAACCACCGTACAACTCACAGGTCCAGCGGTACTTTTAGGGTATGCTCTGGGTGGTTTTATAGCATTTATGATTATGAGACAACTGGGTGAAATGGTTGTTGAAGAGCCTGTGGCTGGCTCATTTAGCCACTTTGCGAACAAATACTGGCACCCGTTTGCGGGTTTTGCTTCAGGGTGGAATTATTGGATGTTATATGTTTTGGTGGGGATGGCAGAACTCACCGCCATTGGTACCTTTGTACACTTTTGGCTTCCCAATATTCCTGTGTGGGCTTCAGCGGCATTTTTCTTTGTACTGGTCAATCTGGTTAATTTGGTGAATGTTCGTATTTACGGCGAGTTTGAGTTTTGGTTTTCTATTATTAAAGTGGTGGCGATTGTTGCGATGATAGCTTTTGGTAGTTATCTGCTTATCAGCGGGAACGGTGGAGAGAGTGCAAAAATTAGCAATCTTTGGGCGCTTGAGGGAGGTTTTTTTCCACATGGGCTTCAAGGTTTTTTAATGGCGATGGTCTTCATTATGTTCTCGTTTGGTGGGTTGGAGCTGATTGGTATCGCCGCTGCGGAGACGGATGATCCGAGTCATACGATCCCACAAGCGACCAATCAAGTCATTTATCGTATTTTGATTTTTTACATTGGTGCGTTAGCCATTTTGCTCTCATTAATGCCATGGATGAATATGACCAAAGATGTGACCCCTTTTGTGATGGTTTTTCAAGTGATTGACCAAAATATCATTGCGCATATTCTTAATGCCATCGTTTTAACCGCGGCGCTTTCGGTATATAACAGCGGGGTTTACTCTAACTCACGGATGCTTTTTGGTTTAGCGATGCAAGGCAATGCGCCTAAAAAGTTGATGAAACTAAGCGATAAAGGTGTACCTGTTAATGCCGTGCTTTTCTCAGCGCTGATTACAGGAACGTGTGTCATTCTAAACTATTTCATGCCAGAAGATGCCTTTAAATTTTTGATGGCGCTTGTGGTTTCTGCGTTGGTTTTGAACTGGTTTATGATTAGTTTTGCGCATCTTAAATTTCGTTATGCGATGATGAAAAAACACATCGAACCCAAATTTAAAGCCTTTTGGTTTCCCTTTGGCAACATCCTTTGTTTAGTCTTCTTTGTGATGATTTTGGGCATTATGCTTTTTATTGAGGGGATTAGTACCTCCGTTTATCTTATTCCGATTTGGTTGGGAATCCTTGCCATCGGTTATAAACTCTCTCGAAAATAA
- a CDS encoding sulfite exporter TauE/SafE family protein gives MMVIALGFFGLLVGFSSGFFGIGGGTILVPTLIYFGYDIKMAIGISVMQMIFSSMFGSYHNYKAGVLQLHSGIYLGFGALIGAGFSGLIVDALSSLALLILFASILALSIYKFFSAPIVPAHEPNESKSLLFGVGIVIGAIAISTGTGGAIFLTPFLVGFLHWDIKKAVGTTLFFIIFGSISGFISLALSGHVDYTVGVAVGIGSVLGVYFGVKLSHRVEKKVQKRALLFLYVVMFVLTLNKILSEMNIL, from the coding sequence ATGATGGTGATTGCGCTTGGTTTTTTTGGTCTTTTAGTAGGTTTCTCCTCAGGCTTTTTTGGTATTGGAGGCGGTACCATTTTAGTGCCTACACTGATTTATTTTGGGTATGACATTAAAATGGCGATTGGCATCTCTGTCATGCAGATGATTTTTAGCTCCATGTTTGGCTCTTACCACAACTACAAAGCAGGTGTATTACAGCTTCATAGCGGTATTTATTTAGGATTTGGTGCATTAATTGGTGCTGGGTTTAGCGGTTTGATTGTAGATGCTTTGTCTTCACTAGCGCTTCTTATCCTCTTTGCGTCTATTTTAGCGCTCTCGATTTACAAGTTTTTTTCTGCACCGATTGTTCCAGCGCATGAACCCAATGAATCAAAAAGTTTGCTCTTTGGTGTTGGTATAGTTATTGGGGCGATTGCGATTAGTACAGGAACGGGCGGAGCAATTTTTTTAACCCCTTTTTTAGTGGGTTTTTTGCACTGGGATATTAAAAAGGCGGTGGGAACCACGCTCTTTTTTATTATTTTTGGCTCTATTTCAGGGTTTATCAGTCTAGCGCTGAGTGGGCATGTGGATTATACCGTGGGTGTGGCTGTGGGGATTGGCTCTGTTTTAGGAGTCTATTTTGGGGTAAAATTATCCCATCGTGTTGAGAAAAAAGTGCAAAAAAGAGCGCTTTTATTCTTGTATGTGGTTATGTTTGTCTTAACCCTCAATAAAATTTTAAGTGAGATGAATATCCTATGA